A stretch of Mucilaginibacter terrae DNA encodes these proteins:
- a CDS encoding glycoside hydrolase family 3 C-terminal domain-containing protein encodes MKNTLLIYTAKAAACVLLLQTATFAQTDEQLYQKADALLKQMTLQEKVNMIHGSSSFTSGGVPRLGIPEWVMSDGPHGVRVEHGRTYKDSTGVEDAGTYLPTGVCLAATWNPKLGYAFGSVLGSESAYRGKDVILGPGINIIRSPLNGRNFEYQSEDPYLVSRMAVGYIKGVQDQGVAACVKHYAANNIETNRNNINVELSERALREIYLPGFKAAVQEGNVYTLMGSYNKVRGEWATHNNYLINQILKKEWGFKGTVISDWGAVHSTQQALWNGTDVEMGTDLSLGAKPDYRKYFLGDTVLALVKNGKVPEYLINDKVRRILYIMLKTHVIDKQRKKGSYNTKEHQQTARQVAEEGIVLLKNQNNLLPLTPSIKSIAVIGFNANRPQAFGGGSSQIKALYEVTALEGLKKQAAKGVKITYAQGYKIERGAKADESLIKQAADAAAKADVAIIVGGSTHGYDYNKWSDNAYDAEDTDKPDMNMPFGQDELIKAVLKANPKTVVVLLGGGAIDMNQWLSSTPAVLQAWYPGMEGGNAIANIVFGKINPSGKLPMTFPKTITDAPDHKLGQFPADKDSNMVYYFDDIYVGYRYFDTYKVEPQFVFGHGLSYTQFAYSNLQVQSNGGKATLTFTVANTGKTAGAETAQLYVHQQKSLLPRPEKELKAFEKVFLKPGERKQITLNLSADAFQYFNDVSNNWITEKGKFDILVGSSSKDIKLNGIVNL; translated from the coding sequence ATGAAAAATACGCTTCTAATTTATACCGCTAAGGCGGCGGCCTGTGTCTTGCTTTTGCAAACTGCCACCTTTGCCCAAACCGATGAACAACTATATCAAAAAGCCGATGCCCTGCTTAAGCAAATGACCTTGCAGGAAAAGGTGAACATGATACACGGCAGCTCATCATTTACCTCGGGCGGGGTACCCAGGCTGGGCATACCCGAGTGGGTAATGAGCGACGGTCCGCACGGCGTTCGCGTGGAACATGGCCGTACTTACAAAGACAGCACCGGTGTTGAAGATGCCGGTACTTATCTGCCCACGGGCGTTTGCTTAGCCGCCACCTGGAACCCCAAACTGGGCTATGCTTTTGGCTCGGTGCTGGGCAGCGAATCGGCCTACAGGGGTAAAGATGTTATTTTGGGGCCGGGCATTAACATCATCCGTTCGCCGCTTAACGGGCGTAATTTTGAGTATCAAAGCGAAGACCCTTACCTCGTATCGCGCATGGCCGTAGGCTACATCAAAGGTGTTCAAGACCAAGGCGTGGCGGCTTGTGTAAAGCACTATGCAGCCAACAACATCGAAACCAACCGCAATAACATTAATGTTGAACTAAGTGAACGCGCCCTGCGCGAAATTTACCTGCCCGGCTTTAAAGCAGCTGTACAGGAGGGCAATGTTTACACGCTCATGGGCTCGTACAACAAAGTACGCGGCGAGTGGGCTACGCACAACAATTATCTCATTAACCAAATACTGAAAAAAGAATGGGGTTTTAAAGGAACTGTAATAAGCGATTGGGGCGCCGTGCACAGCACCCAGCAAGCCCTGTGGAACGGAACCGATGTTGAAATGGGTACCGACCTCTCCTTAGGCGCAAAGCCTGATTATCGCAAATACTTTTTGGGTGATACCGTGTTAGCGCTGGTTAAAAACGGCAAGGTGCCCGAGTATCTTATTAATGATAAGGTGCGCCGTATTTTATACATCATGCTTAAAACCCATGTAATTGATAAACAGCGTAAAAAAGGCTCGTATAACACCAAAGAACACCAGCAAACAGCCCGGCAAGTTGCCGAGGAAGGCATCGTACTGCTTAAAAACCAAAACAACCTACTGCCATTAACGCCATCGATAAAGTCGATAGCCGTAATTGGGTTTAATGCTAACCGACCGCAGGCTTTTGGTGGGGGAAGTTCGCAGATTAAGGCATTGTATGAGGTAACCGCTTTAGAGGGCCTGAAAAAGCAAGCGGCCAAAGGCGTAAAAATAACATATGCCCAAGGTTATAAAATTGAGCGCGGCGCAAAGGCCGACGAAAGCCTGATTAAGCAAGCTGCCGATGCTGCCGCTAAAGCCGATGTAGCTATTATTGTGGGTGGCAGTACTCATGGTTATGACTACAACAAATGGAGCGACAATGCCTATGATGCTGAAGATACCGACAAGCCCGACATGAACATGCCCTTTGGGCAGGATGAGCTGATTAAGGCAGTACTTAAAGCCAACCCTAAAACGGTGGTGGTTTTATTGGGCGGCGGAGCTATTGATATGAACCAATGGCTAAGCTCCACTCCTGCTGTTTTACAAGCCTGGTACCCGGGCATGGAGGGCGGCAATGCAATAGCCAATATCGTATTTGGCAAGATAAATCCATCGGGTAAATTACCCATGACCTTCCCTAAAACCATTACCGATGCTCCCGACCATAAGTTGGGTCAATTCCCGGCTGATAAGGATAGTAACATGGTTTACTATTTTGATGATATTTATGTTGGGTATCGTTATTTTGACACCTATAAAGTTGAACCGCAGTTTGTTTTCGGTCATGGCCTGTCATATACCCAATTTGCTTACAGCAATTTACAGGTGCAAAGCAATGGCGGTAAAGCCACGTTAACTTTTACGGTTGCCAATACCGGCAAAACTGCCGGGGCCGAAACTGCACAACTATACGTTCATCAGCAAAAATCATTACTACCCCGCCCCGAAAAGGAGCTTAAAGCATTTGAAAAAGTGTTTTTAAAACCGGGCGAAAGGAAGCAGATTACATTAAATCTTTCTGCAGATGCATTTCAGTATTTTAATGATGTTAGTAATAACTGGATCACCGAAAAAGGAAAATTCGATATTCTTGTCGGCAGTTCATCTAAAGACATCAAATTGAATGGTATAGTTAACCTTTAA
- a CDS encoding GH92 family glycosyl hydrolase, with protein MKNVKNYLYTALALIAVSADATAQDLVKYVQPMAGTATATTASALKHGSEFANFANTIPAVGLPFGMTQWTPQTQHSETKCIPPYYYKDDHFSGFRGSHWISGSCMQDYGSVTVMPITGKLKITGYDATFNHADEISGPDKYQIDLKQYGITAAVTATQRCGIMQFTAQKADSLYLLITVNSDYKKGYIKIDKQRGEIYGYNPAHRIYQGWGKPAGFSGYFVIRFEQALGAAGTFGVGKLSLADSIKNIENVGAFVGFKANKGQKFTIRVGTSFTSIDGARKNLDAEVPKFNFEQVANSAHAVWQKQLEQIKVTTVNEKDKRIFYTSYYHALQQPRLFNDVDGKYPLFATSYKNGVLKSGNYYDDFSMWDIYRAQLPLLEILNPPLINDMVTSLIDKGRQGGWMPIFPCWNSYTSEMIGDHTTSVIASAYLKGIKNYDFNEAYQLLRHNAFDVNNNKAEYVEGKGRRALDSYLKYGYIPVEDSVLDAFHKMEQTSRTLEYAYDDYALAIFAKKLNKASDYKTLMKRAGYYANVFDKNVGLVRGRHADGSWVAPFRPDSKETYITEGSPRQYTFYVPHDVPGLAKLMGGAAKLEASLDTLFAKNEYWHGNEPGHQVPFMYNYTPSPWKTQAAVRKVLAAEYSDGPGGLGGNDDAGQMSAWYMFAAMGFYPVNPVSGEYMLCSPLFDNVSISMPGGKVFNVVCHKTSSKAQYISKVTIDGKPMGKNYITYNMLKQGGKLAIYLQAKPDKQWGIKPAMQPSGMAKAVK; from the coding sequence ATGAAGAACGTTAAAAATTACCTTTATACCGCATTAGCCCTTATTGCAGTAAGTGCTGATGCAACAGCGCAGGATCTTGTTAAATATGTACAGCCCATGGCCGGTACCGCCACGGCAACTACAGCTTCGGCGCTAAAGCATGGCTCGGAATTTGCAAACTTTGCCAACACCATTCCGGCGGTAGGGCTTCCGTTTGGTATGACACAATGGACACCGCAAACACAGCATTCAGAAACCAAGTGTATACCGCCGTACTATTATAAAGACGATCACTTCAGCGGCTTTCGCGGCTCACACTGGATAAGCGGTTCCTGCATGCAGGATTACGGCAGCGTAACCGTAATGCCCATAACCGGCAAACTAAAAATAACAGGATATGATGCCACTTTTAACCATGCCGATGAAATTTCGGGGCCTGACAAATACCAGATAGACCTGAAACAATATGGCATTACAGCAGCTGTAACAGCTACCCAGCGTTGCGGCATTATGCAGTTTACCGCCCAAAAAGCCGATAGCCTGTACCTACTCATCACGGTTAATAGCGATTACAAAAAGGGCTACATTAAAATTGACAAGCAACGCGGCGAAATTTACGGTTACAACCCTGCACACCGCATTTACCAGGGATGGGGTAAGCCGGCGGGTTTTAGTGGGTATTTTGTGATCAGGTTTGAGCAGGCTTTAGGTGCTGCCGGTACGTTTGGAGTAGGTAAACTATCGCTGGCCGATAGCATAAAGAATATTGAAAATGTAGGCGCTTTTGTAGGTTTTAAAGCCAATAAAGGGCAAAAGTTCACTATTCGGGTGGGCACATCATTCACCAGTATTGATGGTGCCCGTAAAAACCTTGATGCCGAGGTGCCAAAGTTCAATTTTGAACAGGTTGCAAACTCGGCACATGCGGTTTGGCAAAAACAGCTGGAGCAAATTAAGGTAACCACCGTAAATGAGAAAGATAAGCGCATATTTTACACATCATACTATCATGCCCTTCAACAACCCCGTTTATTTAACGATGTAGATGGTAAGTACCCGCTATTTGCTACATCATACAAAAATGGAGTACTTAAAAGCGGCAACTACTATGATGATTTTTCGATGTGGGATATTTACCGCGCCCAATTGCCATTGCTGGAGATACTAAATCCGCCGCTTATAAATGATATGGTGACATCGCTTATTGATAAAGGCAGGCAAGGCGGCTGGATGCCTATCTTCCCATGCTGGAACAGCTACACCTCCGAAATGATAGGCGATCATACTACTTCGGTTATAGCATCGGCTTATTTAAAAGGCATCAAAAATTATGATTTTAACGAGGCATACCAATTGCTCCGCCATAATGCGTTTGATGTAAATAACAACAAGGCCGAATATGTAGAAGGCAAAGGCCGCCGTGCTTTGGATTCTTACTTAAAATACGGTTACATTCCTGTAGAAGACAGCGTATTGGATGCCTTCCACAAAATGGAACAAACAAGCCGTACACTCGAGTATGCTTATGACGATTATGCATTGGCCATATTTGCCAAAAAACTCAACAAAGCATCTGATTACAAAACGTTGATGAAACGCGCCGGTTACTACGCCAACGTGTTTGATAAAAACGTGGGTTTAGTTCGTGGCCGACATGCTGATGGAAGCTGGGTTGCCCCATTCAGGCCGGATAGTAAGGAAACTTACATTACAGAAGGTTCACCAAGGCAGTATACATTTTACGTACCGCATGATGTACCCGGTTTAGCTAAGCTCATGGGCGGAGCAGCCAAGTTAGAGGCATCTCTTGACACCCTGTTTGCCAAAAACGAATACTGGCACGGTAACGAACCCGGGCACCAGGTACCGTTCATGTACAATTACACCCCATCGCCATGGAAAACGCAGGCCGCAGTGCGCAAAGTACTGGCTGCCGAGTATAGCGATGGTCCCGGTGGTTTAGGTGGTAATGATGATGCGGGGCAAATGTCGGCCTGGTATATGTTTGCTGCTATGGGCTTTTATCCGGTAAATCCTGTATCAGGAGAGTATATGCTGTGTAGCCCCCTGTTTGATAATGTGAGCATCAGCATGCCCGGTGGTAAAGTATTTAATGTGGTGTGTCACAAAACATCGTCAAAAGCGCAATACATCAGCAAAGTAACTATTGATGGAAAGCCGATGGGTAAAAACTACATTACTTACAACATGCTGAAACAGGGTGGAAAACTTGCTATTTATTTACAGGCAAAGCCTGATAAGCAATGGGGTATTAAACCTGCTATGCAACCATCAGGAATGGCTAAGGCTGTTAAGTAA
- a CDS encoding glycoside hydrolase family 2 TIM barrel-domain containing protein, protein MNIKNICLCITAALITALPTLAQQHDWENPAVTQINTQPAHTTLIPYADVSSALTFKKERSPFYQSLNGIWKFKWCKTPLDVPANFGKKVMDTSGWDDLFVPGNWQMDGRYDRPIFTNIVYPFPPTPPFVPKADTNSTGLYKTTFRVAEGWKGKQVFLHFAAAQSALYVWINGKKVGYHEDGMTPAEFNITPYLQKGENTLSAEVINWSDGSYLEDQDFWRLSGIFRDVFLFATPVVHMRDYHLQADLDKQYKDANLNLKVNVQNYTGKNGGKHSVRFTLQDVQGKAVFKQTQVVPGFSSAKETEVSFKVTLTNPAKWTAETPNLYTAVIELLGTDGKVTEVLTSKTGFRKVEIVKGHMLVNGKPVKIKGVNRHEFDMYTGRYISRESMIRDIELMKQNNFNAVRTCHYPNATEWYELCDEYGLYVMDEANVESHGLWTREKIYLAEKPEWKQAFVERGTAMVQRDKNHPSIIFWSMGNESGWGPNFDAMYAAIKKIDGTRPIHYESRTPNVRMLNRYDIISMMYPDTATINKFVKQDTTRPVIICEFAHAMGNGLGDYRHYWDLFYNNTRLQGGFIWDWVDQGIRAKDKNGREYWDIINHIDSANVNDGLIGPDRIPQPEIHEAKKVQQNINVQAIDILKGKVSVNNGFYFDDLSNITLHWTLLQNGEPVQSGIINQLNIAAQTSTEITVPYNASLIKPGNEYHLRFSFKLKEEMLWAAKGFEIASEQLTIPLHPDNTKRIPVKLPKLNSAENDKNIVVFGGDFSINFSKETAALTSFKKEGVELLTAPIQPSFWRVPTDNDEGGMHRSYAWRWRNAGLDNFTVTPVKIKLGRNDEYVVEIEAKSTIKLKQGQIDHTATYSILGNGEVKVDNHYEVTGTVPPLARVGLQFAMPSSFTRVKWFGNGPFESYADRQESAFAGVYTAAVADQHFPFVMPQETGNKTNVRWMLIANHNGQGLLATGEPFMNVNVQDYSMKALNESKTSHFLVRGDKTYVNIDLKQMGLGGDDSWSPRVHAEYLLREKEYRFSFTLKPISNLAESLEIKNEER, encoded by the coding sequence ATGAACATAAAGAATATCTGCTTGTGTATAACAGCAGCCTTAATTACTGCGCTTCCCACGCTGGCTCAGCAGCATGATTGGGAGAACCCGGCTGTAACCCAAATAAACACTCAACCGGCCCACACTACGCTAATACCATATGCTGATGTATCGTCGGCACTTACCTTTAAAAAAGAGCGTTCGCCATTCTATCAATCATTAAATGGTATATGGAAATTTAAGTGGTGCAAAACGCCATTAGATGTCCCTGCTAATTTCGGCAAAAAGGTTATGGACACATCCGGGTGGGATGACTTGTTTGTACCCGGCAACTGGCAAATGGATGGCCGGTATGATCGTCCTATTTTTACCAACATTGTTTACCCCTTTCCACCTACACCGCCGTTTGTACCTAAGGCCGATACTAACTCAACAGGTTTATATAAAACTACTTTCCGGGTTGCCGAAGGCTGGAAAGGCAAGCAGGTGTTTCTGCACTTTGCGGCAGCACAATCGGCTTTGTATGTTTGGATAAACGGCAAAAAAGTGGGCTACCATGAAGATGGCATGACCCCGGCCGAATTCAATATAACCCCTTACCTGCAAAAAGGAGAAAATACGCTATCGGCCGAAGTGATTAACTGGAGCGATGGCAGCTACCTGGAAGATCAGGATTTTTGGCGTTTGAGCGGCATATTCCGTGATGTGTTCCTGTTTGCCACGCCTGTAGTACACATGCGCGACTATCACCTGCAAGCCGACTTAGATAAGCAGTATAAAGATGCCAACCTGAACTTAAAAGTAAATGTGCAAAATTATACAGGCAAAAACGGCGGCAAGCATTCGGTACGGTTTACCTTGCAGGATGTGCAGGGCAAAGCTGTTTTTAAACAAACACAAGTTGTTCCGGGCTTTTCGTCGGCCAAAGAAACTGAAGTAAGTTTTAAAGTTACACTAACTAACCCGGCCAAGTGGACTGCCGAAACACCTAACCTATACACGGCAGTTATTGAACTATTAGGTACCGATGGCAAGGTTACCGAGGTGCTTACCTCAAAAACCGGTTTCCGCAAAGTGGAAATTGTAAAAGGCCATATGCTGGTGAATGGCAAACCTGTTAAAATAAAGGGTGTTAACCGCCATGAGTTTGATATGTACACCGGCCGGTATATATCGCGCGAATCGATGATACGTGATATCGAGCTTATGAAGCAGAATAACTTCAACGCCGTGCGCACCTGCCATTACCCCAACGCCACCGAATGGTACGAACTGTGCGATGAGTACGGCCTCTATGTAATGGACGAAGCCAACGTAGAAAGCCACGGCCTGTGGACACGCGAAAAAATATACCTGGCCGAAAAACCTGAATGGAAGCAAGCCTTTGTAGAACGTGGCACCGCTATGGTTCAGCGCGATAAAAATCACCCGAGTATCATCTTCTGGTCAATGGGTAACGAATCGGGCTGGGGGCCAAATTTTGATGCCATGTACGCCGCCATTAAAAAAATCGACGGCACACGGCCAATCCATTATGAAAGCCGTACACCTAACGTGCGTATGCTCAACCGGTACGATATTATTTCGATGATGTACCCTGATACCGCTACCATTAATAAATTTGTGAAGCAGGATACCACCCGTCCGGTTATTATATGCGAATTTGCGCATGCCATGGGCAATGGCCTGGGCGACTATCGCCATTACTGGGACCTGTTTTATAACAACACCCGCCTGCAAGGCGGCTTTATTTGGGACTGGGTTGACCAGGGCATTCGTGCTAAAGACAAAAACGGCCGCGAGTACTGGGATATCATCAATCATATTGACAGTGCCAACGTTAACGACGGCCTCATTGGCCCCGACCGCATACCTCAACCCGAAATACATGAAGCAAAAAAAGTTCAGCAAAATATTAATGTACAGGCTATTGATATTTTAAAGGGCAAAGTCTCTGTAAACAACGGCTTTTATTTTGACGATTTAAGCAACATTACCCTGCACTGGACTTTGCTGCAAAATGGCGAGCCGGTACAAAGCGGCATCATAAACCAGTTAAATATTGCAGCGCAAACTAGCACCGAAATTACAGTGCCTTACAACGCTTCTCTGATAAAACCAGGTAACGAGTATCACCTGCGTTTTAGTTTCAAATTGAAAGAAGAAATGCTTTGGGCTGCTAAGGGTTTTGAAATCGCTTCCGAACAGTTGACCATACCCTTGCATCCTGACAATACCAAAAGGATACCAGTCAAGTTGCCAAAGCTGAATAGCGCAGAAAATGATAAAAATATCGTGGTTTTTGGTGGAGATTTCAGCATAAACTTCAGCAAGGAAACGGCAGCATTAACCTCGTTTAAAAAAGAAGGTGTTGAACTGCTTACCGCGCCCATACAACCCTCATTTTGGCGTGTACCTACCGATAATGATGAAGGCGGCATGCACCGCAGTTATGCCTGGCGCTGGCGCAATGCAGGACTTGATAACTTTACCGTCACCCCGGTTAAAATTAAATTGGGCCGAAATGATGAATATGTGGTTGAGATAGAGGCTAAAAGCACCATTAAACTTAAACAAGGTCAAATTGATCACACTGCAACCTATTCCATATTGGGCAATGGTGAGGTTAAAGTTGATAACCATTATGAAGTGACCGGTACTGTGCCTCCGCTGGCCCGTGTGGGATTGCAGTTTGCTATGCCATCATCGTTTACGCGGGTTAAATGGTTTGGCAATGGTCCGTTTGAAAGCTATGCCGACAGGCAGGAAAGCGCCTTTGCAGGCGTTTATACCGCTGCCGTGGCCGATCAGCACTTCCCGTTCGTTATGCCCCAGGAAACCGGTAACAAAACCAACGTACGCTGGATGCTTATAGCCAACCACAACGGGCAAGGCTTATTAGCTACCGGTGAGCCGTTTATGAACGTCAACGTGCAGGACTACTCGATGAAAGCACTAAATGAGTCAAAAACCTCACACTTTTTAGTAAGGGGCGATAAAACATATGTAAACATCGACCTTAAACAAATGGGTTTAGGCGGAGATGACAGCTGGAGCCCACGCGTACACGCAGAATACCTATTGAGAGAGAAAGAATATAGATTCAGCTTTACATTGAAACCGATCAGTAACCTTGCCGAAAGCCTCGAAATTAAAAATGAAGAACGTTAA
- a CDS encoding YitT family protein produces the protein MKNSLLPHWLSDTVYTLIGILFCSFALKSFLVPNNFFDGGVTGISLLIHETYHYNIAYVIVLVNIPFIFMGAYHVNKMFAIKTFIAVILLGLALLLIPFQPVTSDKLLVSIFGGVFMGIGVGLAMRGGCALDGIEVLALYTGKRISFTISEIILGINIVIFLIAGIKLGLPTALYSILTYYTASRTITFVIEGLEEYTGVTIISAESEAVKRELVMNMGRGITVYKGERGFMKDSFDVSHPVDIIYTVVTRLEVRRLRNIVHELDPKAFIFTGIIKEAAGGILKRRARH, from the coding sequence ATGAAAAATAGCCTTCTGCCACACTGGTTGTCCGATACCGTTTATACCCTTATCGGTATCCTGTTTTGTAGTTTTGCCTTAAAAAGTTTTTTGGTACCCAATAATTTTTTTGACGGTGGTGTAACCGGTATATCCCTGCTTATTCATGAAACTTACCACTACAACATTGCTTATGTAATTGTGCTTGTAAACATTCCTTTTATTTTTATGGGGGCTTACCATGTTAATAAAATGTTTGCCATCAAAACGTTTATAGCTGTCATTTTACTCGGACTGGCATTGTTGCTTATCCCGTTTCAACCCGTAACGAGCGATAAACTATTGGTATCCATCTTTGGCGGTGTATTTATGGGAATAGGCGTGGGGCTGGCCATGCGCGGCGGCTGTGCGCTGGACGGTATTGAGGTATTAGCCTTATATACAGGCAAACGCATCAGTTTTACTATCAGCGAAATTATTTTAGGTATTAATATCGTTATTTTCCTTATTGCCGGAATTAAGCTGGGTTTGCCAACCGCGCTGTACTCTATTTTAACTTATTATACAGCATCACGTACCATTACCTTTGTTATTGAAGGTTTGGAGGAATATACCGGAGTAACCATTATATCGGCCGAAAGCGAGGCCGTTAAACGCGAACTGGTGATGAACATGGGGCGTGGTATTACCGTTTACAAAGGTGAGCGAGGTTTTATGAAAGACAGCTTTGATGTTAGCCACCCGGTTGATATTATATATACTGTAGTTACCCGCCTGGAGGTTCGTCGCTTACGCAATATTGTACATGAGCTCGACCCAAAAGCATTTATTTTTACCGGCATTATTAAAGAGGCCGCGGGTGGTATTTTGAAGCGACGAGCCAGGCATTAA
- a CDS encoding HD domain-containing protein: MRAEKAGQFIIQKLEQELPQKYTYHNAAHTRDVHQAAQRLAEGEGISAADIELLLTAAWYHDAGYLTCVDKHEDESIRLAKQYLPGFDYTEQEIDQICNAITATRLPQTPLDKLGEILADADLDYLGRSDFFSISDKLFEELRLAGTVTDSITWDKMQVKFLQEHQYFTKTAINTRQLQKELNLAEIIARLNFHEK, translated from the coding sequence ATGCGAGCTGAAAAAGCCGGGCAATTCATTATTCAAAAATTAGAACAAGAGCTGCCGCAAAAGTATACATACCATAATGCCGCACACACACGTGATGTGCACCAAGCGGCGCAACGTTTGGCCGAAGGTGAAGGGATTAGTGCAGCCGATATTGAACTGCTGCTTACCGCCGCCTGGTACCATGATGCCGGTTATTTAACCTGTGTTGATAAGCACGAAGATGAATCTATACGCCTGGCTAAGCAGTATTTGCCCGGTTTTGATTATACCGAACAAGAAATTGATCAGATTTGTAATGCCATAACTGCAACCCGATTACCGCAAACACCGCTTGATAAATTAGGGGAGATACTAGCCGATGCTGATCTGGATTACCTTGGTCGCAGCGATTTTTTCAGCATTAGCGATAAGCTTTTTGAAGAACTGCGCTTAGCAGGTACGGTTACGGATAGCATTACCTGGGACAAAATGCAGGTGAAATTCCTGCAAGAGCATCAATATTTTACAAAAACTGCAATTAATACCCGACAACTGCAAAAAGAACTTAATTTAGCAGAAATAATTGCACGCTTAAACTTTCATGAAAAATAG
- a CDS encoding sensor histidine kinase: MAFFYFLVIFLLFNWLNRAIKLTPLRQKWKATLGIGQAAAAIGYFFLEKSLSDEVHTLLGAIALLGTIIYFKKQEDFKNFRNYFESHYPLIGVGFLIFLVSKIAPSFYEEYDNYFAFPVVAAFVWVLSRWAASKKQREELLVYKAKNEELDRLVAERTAEIQNQKEELEATIELLQSTQQQLIQSEKLASLGELTAGIAHEIQNPLNFVNNFAEVSSELLEEMNQELAKGDLEEVRYIAEDIKQNLEKISQHGKRADSIVKGMLQHSRTSNGQKESVNINNLADEYMRLAYHGLRAKDKTFNSELVTNFDASLPEVNLIHQDVGRVLLNLFTNAFYAVHQKQKQLGAQFKPKIELSTQLQQKNVVLTVKDNGTGIPESIRDKIMQPFFTTKPTGEGTGLGLSLSYDIIVKGHNGQIAIDSEEGNGATFTIILPII; the protein is encoded by the coding sequence ATGGCTTTTTTTTACTTCCTCGTTATTTTCCTGTTGTTTAATTGGTTGAACAGGGCAATTAAATTGACGCCGCTGCGCCAGAAATGGAAAGCAACGTTAGGTATAGGACAAGCCGCAGCTGCTATTGGCTATTTTTTCCTCGAAAAATCATTAAGCGACGAAGTTCATACATTGCTGGGAGCTATAGCCCTGTTAGGTACTATCATATATTTTAAAAAGCAGGAAGATTTCAAAAATTTCCGCAACTATTTTGAATCGCATTACCCTTTAATAGGGGTAGGTTTTTTAATATTTCTCGTTAGCAAAATAGCTCCGTCTTTTTACGAAGAATATGATAATTACTTTGCATTTCCGGTTGTAGCAGCCTTTGTTTGGGTATTGAGCCGCTGGGCTGCCTCCAAAAAGCAACGCGAAGAGTTATTGGTTTACAAGGCCAAAAATGAAGAACTGGACCGCCTGGTGGCCGAACGTACAGCAGAAATTCAGAACCAGAAAGAAGAGCTTGAAGCCACTATAGAGCTATTACAAAGCACCCAGCAGCAACTTATTCAATCAGAAAAACTGGCCTCCCTGGGCGAACTTACCGCCGGTATTGCGCACGAAATTCAGAACCCGCTAAACTTTGTAAACAACTTTGCCGAAGTAAGCAGCGAGTTGCTCGAAGAAATGAACCAGGAGCTTGCCAAAGGCGATCTTGAAGAAGTTAGATACATTGCAGAAGACATCAAGCAAAACCTCGAAAAAATATCGCAGCACGGCAAACGTGCCGACAGTATTGTGAAAGGTATGCTGCAGCACAGCCGTACCAGCAACGGCCAAAAAGAATCGGTAAACATCAATAACCTGGCCGATGAGTACATGCGCCTGGCCTACCACGGTTTGCGTGCTAAGGATAAGACTTTTAACTCCGAACTCGTTACAAATTTTGATGCATCTTTGCCCGAAGTAAACCTTATCCATCAGGATGTAGGCCGGGTATTGCTCAACCTATTTACCAATGCTTTTTATGCAGTGCATCAAAAGCAAAAACAATTGGGTGCACAGTTTAAGCCAAAAATTGAGCTATCAACCCAATTGCAACAAAAAAACGTGGTACTAACCGTAAAAGATAACGGCACCGGCATACCCGAGTCCATTCGCGATAAAATTATGCAGCCCTTTTTTACTACCAAGCCAACCGGCGAGGGCACGGGTTTAGGTCTATCGCTCAGTTATGACATTATTGTTAAAGGCCATAACGGGCAAATAGCCATCGACTCTGAAGAAGGTAACGGAGCAACGTTTACCATAATCCTGCCTATTATTTAA
- a CDS encoding response regulator, translated as MKILVVDDEADVQPLFLQCFRKEIRNHVLDFDFAFSGEQALDYLKDKHSEVVLILSDINMPGMSGIELLGKIRHDYDNPPPLVMMITAYGDEETHKNALELGANDFLTKPLDFNLLKEKLNTVLQNG; from the coding sequence ATGAAAATACTGGTTGTGGATGATGAGGCCGATGTTCAGCCCTTGTTTTTGCAATGTTTCCGCAAAGAAATAAGAAATCATGTGCTCGATTTCGATTTTGCATTCTCGGGCGAGCAGGCGTTGGATTACCTGAAAGACAAACATTCGGAAGTGGTGCTTATCCTATCTGATATTAATATGCCCGGCATGAGCGGGATTGAGTTGCTGGGCAAAATACGGCACGATTATGACAACCCGCCTCCGCTGGTAATGATGATTACCGCTTATGGTGATGAAGAAACACACAAAAACGCACTGGAATTAGGCGCAAACGATTTTTTGACCAAGCCGCTTGATTTTAATTTACTTAAAGAAAAACTAAATACAGTACTACAGAATGGCTAA